In Blastopirellula sp. J2-11, a single genomic region encodes these proteins:
- a CDS encoding Dabb family protein encodes MPDRQQIAHNVFFTLKDQSVEAKEAMVAECHKYLSGHPGVLYYAAGLLTPELERPVNDRAFDVALHVIFDSLESQNAYQVAERHLEFIAKNKEGWAQVRVFDSTVGGE; translated from the coding sequence ATGCCTGATCGCCAACAAATCGCCCACAACGTTTTCTTCACGCTGAAAGACCAGTCAGTCGAAGCGAAAGAAGCGATGGTCGCCGAGTGTCATAAATATCTGTCAGGGCATCCCGGCGTCCTGTATTACGCCGCTGGCCTGTTGACGCCGGAACTGGAGCGCCCGGTCAACGACCGCGCTTTTGACGTCGCGTTGCATGTGATCTTCGATTCGCTCGAGTCGCAAAACGCCTATCAGGTCGCCGAACGTCACCTGGAATTCATCGCCAAGAACAAAGAAGGCTGGGCTCAGGTTCGCGTCTTCGATTCAACCGTCGGCGGCGAGTAA